A single window of Candidatus Bathyanammoxibius amoris DNA harbors:
- a CDS encoding tetratricopeptide repeat protein — MNPYWGKWAMRNLIIAISLICLCAFTGSFVLCTKDTLAVDGGPTGWWSDSDGNNYYGDSPSDSSSSSDDGYYYVPSGPSPQELERKRRWNEAHKLNKKGNEYLEKNDYDNAIKYYKEALEYDPDDDVIERSLAIALGQKAYDNKDFDAAIKYYNEALAYGLNHSTNSTIRNNLRDAEEQKKRQADKQRREAEEARLEKEARLLEQKLKEAKQNVNNILDDLAKKFDVSPPVSASKSSGLALKGSSATNKPRKPSRSSGLSLKGPPRRLFEKGTKDSAPVGVIREADEITRQLYRQELMKDFEDSPEGDEITRQLYRQELMKDFEDSPEGDEI; from the coding sequence ATGAATCCTTATTGGGGGAAGTGGGCCATGCGAAACCTGATAATCGCAATATCGCTTATCTGTCTGTGTGCATTCACTGGGTCTTTTGTGCTATGCACCAAAGACACCCTTGCCGTTGATGGGGGTCCTACCGGTTGGTGGTCCGATAGCGACGGCAACAATTATTATGGAGACTCACCCTCAGACAGTTCTTCTTCCAGCGACGATGGCTATTACTACGTGCCCTCAGGGCCTTCGCCTCAGGAATTGGAGAGGAAACGACGGTGGAATGAGGCTCATAAGCTAAACAAGAAAGGCAATGAATACCTTGAGAAGAACGATTATGACAACGCCATAAAATACTATAAAGAGGCACTAGAATATGACCCTGATGATGATGTTATTGAGCGCAGTCTGGCGATTGCCTTGGGTCAAAAGGCCTATGACAATAAAGATTTTGACGCTGCCATAAAATACTATAATGAGGCACTAGCATATGGTCTAAATCACTCAACAAACTCAACAATCCGGAACAACCTGAGAGACGCCGAAGAGCAAAAGAAAAGGCAGGCGGATAAGCAAAGGCGTGAGGCCGAGGAAGCGCGCCTTGAGAAGGAGGCGCGGTTGTTGGAGCAAAAGCTCAAGGAGGCGAAGCAGAATGTGAATAATATACTGGATGACCTGGCAAAGAAGTTCGACGTCTCACCCCCCGTAAGCGCCTCGAAATCCTCCGGCCTGGCCCTTAAGGGTTCATCTGCCACTAATAAACCCAGGAAGCCGTCAAGATCCTCCGGCTTGAGCTTAAAGGGACCGCCCAGGCGGCTTTTTGAGAAGGGCACAAAGGACTCCGCCCCAGTGGGTGTCATCCGTGAAGCAGATGAAATCACGCGACAGTTGTACCGGCAAGAACTCATGAAGGATTTTGAGGATAGCCCTGAAGGAGATGAAATCACGCGACAGTTGTACCGGCAAGAACTCATGAAGGATTTTGAGGATAGCCCTGAAGGAGATGAAATCA
- a CDS encoding DUF1858 domain-containing protein, giving the protein MKIDRNSIIKEIIEEHPYTYEVFKRNRLVLAGGVRGPNEPLAFFCKAHNVDYNTLVKELEEAIAKGPPSGEVLPPPLAEDTIYAIYAKAALIVCLTVGCTFGAAVLAYIALNKDYYVMPVSLIQAHGHAQLFGWVGLFIMGFAYYIVPRVKNIDLQGRGITYLSFWAMLTGLVLRTVLQAVPDTSLAILLPLSGVLQLFAALVFTLVLLKTFKASQEGSEIFDKFFVAGLIWFIAACGLNLYLDVYLYQHATGEIPAALHHNLVHIFLFGFVFMFIFGVNLRTVFAFLDVREPNTPVINFCFWLLNAVVALYLIQSLSSWLVYPLATGVLLFTYGIRVFESPTKELADIVMDRSYEKTIKAAYVWLIIGMLIRVAVPSIGESTPAGHLFYGASNHAVTVGFVSMMMIGYASKMVPTFRGVALYNMRLSEWTFLLLNAGIFLRVFSQMLIPFYPGLAYPVVGISGWVEVTALGMFAYNLWNTINMKEELRAEERAKRLSFITKDTIVYDAIESCPETLEVFLDFGFSQLSSPTARRTMAKVVTVEAACKFKSVDLDKLLEALNNKIKEKRTT; this is encoded by the coding sequence ATGAAGATAGACCGCAATTCAATAATCAAGGAGATTATCGAGGAACACCCTTATACCTATGAGGTGTTCAAGCGGAACAGGCTGGTACTTGCCGGCGGGGTGCGGGGACCCAATGAGCCACTCGCCTTCTTCTGCAAGGCGCACAATGTGGACTATAACACGCTGGTAAAGGAACTCGAAGAGGCGATTGCAAAAGGCCCTCCAAGCGGTGAAGTTCTCCCTCCGCCCCTGGCAGAGGACACCATCTATGCAATCTACGCCAAGGCCGCGCTTATCGTATGTCTCACGGTGGGCTGCACCTTTGGAGCGGCGGTCCTGGCCTATATTGCGCTCAACAAAGACTACTATGTCATGCCCGTATCTCTTATACAGGCCCACGGGCACGCCCAGCTCTTTGGCTGGGTGGGTCTGTTCATTATGGGTTTCGCGTATTATATCGTACCCAGGGTAAAGAATATCGACCTGCAAGGCAGGGGTATCACCTACCTGAGCTTTTGGGCGATGTTGACAGGGTTAGTTCTGAGGACGGTACTGCAGGCCGTGCCGGATACGTCTCTCGCAATACTTCTGCCCCTTTCCGGCGTCTTACAGCTATTTGCCGCGCTGGTATTTACGCTTGTGCTTCTCAAGACGTTTAAGGCCAGCCAGGAGGGCTCAGAGATATTTGACAAGTTCTTCGTGGCCGGGCTTATATGGTTCATAGCGGCCTGCGGCCTAAACCTCTATCTGGACGTTTACCTCTACCAGCACGCTACGGGTGAGATACCCGCCGCCCTACACCACAACCTGGTCCACATATTTCTCTTCGGTTTTGTGTTCATGTTTATCTTCGGGGTTAACCTGAGGACGGTGTTCGCCTTTTTGGACGTGAGGGAACCGAATACACCGGTGATAAATTTTTGCTTCTGGCTCCTGAACGCCGTCGTAGCCCTGTACCTCATACAAAGCCTTTCATCATGGCTGGTTTATCCCCTTGCCACCGGGGTTTTGTTGTTCACATACGGTATAAGGGTCTTCGAAAGCCCCACAAAAGAGCTTGCGGACATAGTTATGGACAGGAGTTATGAGAAGACCATAAAGGCCGCATACGTGTGGTTGATAATAGGCATGCTGATAAGGGTGGCGGTGCCTTCTATCGGCGAGTCCACGCCTGCCGGCCATCTCTTCTACGGCGCCTCCAACCATGCCGTGACGGTGGGCTTTGTCTCGATGATGATGATAGGTTATGCATCCAAGATGGTCCCCACCTTCAGGGGGGTTGCCCTGTACAACATGCGCCTTTCAGAATGGACCTTCCTGCTGCTGAACGCCGGTATCTTCCTGAGGGTATTTTCCCAGATGCTGATACCGTTTTATCCGGGTCTTGCATACCCTGTAGTCGGTATATCCGGCTGGGTGGAGGTTACGGCCCTGGGCATGTTCGCCTACAATCTATGGAATACTATAAACATGAAGGAAGAGCTGCGGGCCGAAGAGAGGGCCAAGAGGTTGTCCTTCATCACTAAGGATACGATCGTTTACGACGCCATTGAGTCGTGTCCTGAGACGCTGGAGGTGTTCCTTGATTTCGGGTTCTCTCAGCTTTCAAGCCCTACGGCGAGGAGGACCATGGCCAAGGTGGTTACGGTAGAGGCAGCCTGCAAGTTTAAGTCAGTGGATTTAGACAAACTCCTCGAGGCACTAAACAATAAGATAAAAGAGAAACGGACTACCTAG
- a CDS encoding 16S rRNA (uracil(1498)-N(3))-methyltransferase, whose amino-acid sequence MKEKKRERFYTPELPEDGKLWINGQEAHHMLRVKRLRLDEGLLLFDGRGREAVGRVVEIQPGKALIAIESVGQVSREAGIAITLAFSVPKGKRAEFLVQKCCELGVTRLIPLECERSVVKLVQKASPKVEKWKSVAVEASKQCGRTYITSISEAVNFPELMRTADVYSPKFLASTGPDASPLSDAVRDNKDRKDMLCVIGPEGGFSKKEMETAIQAGCIPVSLGPGTLRTETAALALVSMLLYAYNSV is encoded by the coding sequence TTGAAGGAAAAGAAACGGGAGCGCTTTTATACCCCCGAGTTGCCGGAAGACGGAAAACTCTGGATTAACGGGCAAGAGGCACACCACATGCTCCGTGTCAAGCGGCTGCGGCTTGACGAGGGGCTTCTTTTATTTGACGGAAGGGGTAGAGAAGCGGTGGGCAGGGTCGTTGAGATTCAGCCGGGCAAGGCTCTCATAGCAATAGAGAGTGTTGGACAAGTTAGTAGAGAGGCCGGGATTGCAATAACCCTGGCCTTCTCTGTACCAAAGGGAAAGAGGGCTGAATTTCTCGTACAGAAATGTTGTGAGCTTGGCGTAACAAGGCTGATACCGCTTGAATGCGAGCGGAGCGTGGTAAAGCTTGTCCAGAAGGCTTCACCGAAGGTAGAGAAGTGGAAAAGTGTGGCGGTAGAGGCATCCAAGCAGTGTGGCCGCACCTATATAACCAGTATCTCCGAGGCCGTAAATTTTCCAGAGCTGATGCGCACCGCAGACGTCTACAGCCCAAAATTCCTGGCCTCTACAGGCCCGGATGCAAGCCCTCTCAGTGACGCGGTACGTGATAACAAGGACCGGAAAGACATGCTCTGCGTCATCGGACCGGAGGGCGGCTTCTCGAAGAAAGAGATGGAGACCGCGATACAGGCAGGTTGTATTCCAGTCAGCCTCGGCCCCGGCACACTGCGTACCGAGACGGCGGCCCTGGCCTTAGTGTCTATGCTCCTTTACGCCTATAATTCTGTTTGA
- a CDS encoding RnfABCDGE type electron transport complex subunit B, which yields MDMVMVSLISMGFLGMLFGFGLAIATEKFHVEVDPKQTEVEDSLPGINCGACGFPGCGKYAEAVAKGETEVNLCVPGGEETTEALGGIMGVKAEKKETRVAVLMCSAKNVQNRFEYSGVKTCRAAFLTQNGNKSCEYGCLGLDDCAVVCPTEAIYLDENKLPHVIEKRCIACGKCADICPKNLYQILPISKYVHVRCMNLDKGGPAKKKCDNPCIACLKCEKVCPFDAIHVKNNLAVIDYDKCTSCGECVKVCPTDIIRNYREGYGRPVVQEWVDQFIDMAIEPLKPKKAEKKEKAATKTEAATKVETAPKVFPPQGAARD from the coding sequence ATGGATATGGTAATGGTGTCTCTGATATCTATGGGTTTCCTGGGGATGCTTTTTGGTTTTGGACTGGCCATTGCCACTGAAAAATTCCACGTAGAGGTGGACCCTAAACAGACTGAGGTGGAGGATTCCCTCCCGGGGATCAACTGTGGAGCGTGCGGGTTTCCCGGCTGCGGCAAATATGCCGAGGCCGTTGCAAAGGGTGAGACGGAGGTCAACCTGTGCGTGCCCGGTGGAGAGGAGACCACAGAGGCCCTCGGCGGAATAATGGGCGTAAAGGCCGAAAAGAAAGAAACGCGCGTTGCCGTCCTTATGTGCAGCGCGAAGAACGTACAGAATAGATTTGAGTACAGCGGCGTTAAGACATGCCGCGCGGCGTTTCTGACGCAGAACGGGAATAAGAGCTGTGAGTACGGATGTCTGGGGCTTGATGACTGCGCGGTGGTCTGTCCTACCGAGGCTATATATCTGGACGAGAACAAGCTGCCGCACGTCATAGAGAAACGCTGTATTGCCTGCGGCAAATGTGCCGATATATGCCCGAAAAACCTGTATCAGATATTACCCATATCCAAATATGTACACGTAAGGTGTATGAACCTTGATAAGGGTGGCCCTGCCAAGAAAAAGTGTGATAACCCGTGTATTGCCTGTCTGAAGTGTGAAAAGGTGTGTCCCTTTGACGCCATCCACGTCAAGAACAACCTTGCCGTAATTGATTATGACAAGTGCACCTCCTGCGGCGAGTGTGTTAAGGTCTGTCCCACGGACATAATACGGAATTATCGCGAAGGATATGGACGGCCGGTGGTCCAGGAGTGGGTGGACCAGTTCATAGACATGGCCATCGAGCCTCTCAAGCCGAAGAAGGCTGAGAAGAAGGAAAAGGCCGCAACGAAAACCGAGGCTGCGACAAAGGTTGAGACCGCGCCCAAGGTCTTCCCCCCTCAGGGTGCCGCGCGAGATTGA
- a CDS encoding RnfABCDGE type electron transport complex subunit A, with protein sequence MEGEFSNLFTIIISAIFVNNYVLARFLGLCPFFGVSKTTSAAMGMGMAVTFVMTLASAATWVIYNYILLPGPSNIFGSIFPGVAEAGMVDVLKTISYILVIATLVQLVETVMRKMTPALYDSLGIYLPLITTNCAILGVALLGTTNAPMRLSILEVSVQGFAAGIGFTLALLLMSGIRERLMLLDLPKSFQGVPIAFVSASLMALAFMGFSGMVSW encoded by the coding sequence ATGGAAGGCGAATTCAGTAATCTCTTCACTATCATTATAAGCGCGATATTCGTCAACAATTACGTGCTCGCGAGATTCCTCGGGCTCTGCCCGTTCTTCGGCGTCTCCAAGACAACGAGCGCCGCCATGGGCATGGGCATGGCCGTTACCTTCGTAATGACCCTGGCCTCCGCGGCGACCTGGGTTATTTATAATTACATACTGCTTCCCGGCCCGTCAAATATCTTCGGCTCGATATTCCCCGGCGTAGCCGAGGCGGGTATGGTTGACGTACTGAAGACAATAAGTTATATTTTAGTTATAGCAACGTTGGTACAGCTGGTTGAGACGGTAATGAGGAAGATGACCCCGGCCCTCTACGACAGCCTGGGGATATACCTTCCGCTCATCACCACCAACTGTGCGATACTTGGTGTGGCGCTTCTGGGTACAACCAATGCCCCTATGCGCCTGTCTATACTGGAGGTTTCAGTCCAGGGATTTGCCGCTGGCATCGGGTTTACGCTGGCGCTTCTGCTGATGTCGGGGATCCGTGAGAGGCTCATGCTCCTTGACCTGCCGAAGTCCTTCCAGGGTGTTCCTATCGCATTTGTAAGCGCATCGCTGATGGCCCTGGCCTTTATGGGTTTCTCCGGTATGGTAAGCTGGTAG
- a CDS encoding electron transport complex subunit E, whose translation MNKEHTIKYEFTKGLWAHNPLFVALLGMCPALAVTTTVSNGLAMGTAVILVMMLSNILISSIRNHIPKEVRIPCFIVVIAAFVTMVELLMKAYLPPEINESLGIFIPLIVVNCAIMYRAEDFASKHGVFRSAIDGAGMGIGFTVALVTLSVIREAVGMGTILGIRISESYQPASVMIMAPGAFLVLGLLLAYFNWRKLQRGEKI comes from the coding sequence ATGAATAAAGAGCACACGATAAAATACGAATTTACAAAGGGCTTATGGGCGCATAATCCGCTTTTTGTGGCACTCCTCGGTATGTGTCCGGCCCTGGCCGTGACCACGACCGTGTCCAACGGTCTGGCCATGGGAACGGCTGTGATACTGGTGATGATGTTGTCGAACATATTGATATCTTCAATACGGAACCATATCCCCAAGGAGGTGCGTATCCCCTGCTTTATCGTGGTTATAGCGGCCTTTGTAACCATGGTGGAGCTGCTCATGAAGGCCTATCTGCCGCCTGAGATAAACGAGTCTCTGGGGATATTTATACCCCTGATAGTGGTTAACTGTGCGATTATGTACCGGGCGGAGGACTTTGCCAGCAAGCATGGCGTGTTCCGTTCCGCCATAGACGGCGCGGGGATGGGTATAGGTTTCACCGTAGCGCTTGTCACGCTCTCGGTCATTCGAGAGGCGGTAGGCATGGGCACTATCCTCGGTATAAGGATATCGGAGAGCTACCAGCCCGCCTCGGTAATGATTATGGCCCCGGGGGCCTTTCTCGTGCTCGGGCTCCTTCTGGCCTACTTTAACTGGCGAAAACTCCAGAGGGGGGAGAAGATATAA
- the larC gene encoding nickel pincer cofactor biosynthesis protein LarC produces the protein MRVAYFDCFSGASGDMILGSLVDAGLEGAVLAQEFRKLSLKLPHKISFEKISRAGIAGTKFDVLPEQGGEKERRHLRFDELCKPVRQMELPEHLLESSIKILTRLGEAEAKVHNTTLEDIHFHEIGALDTVLDVVGAVTALDRLGVEEVLYSPLPTGSGFVECEHGRLPLPAPVTVELLRGQKVFSGPAERDHELTTPTGAAILTTLGRCVDYCPDMTLEAIGYGAGSREVSGSPNLLRVLLGERSHVARGDEVWVIETNVDDMTGEICGYVTDKLLQAGAVDVYTTPIQMKKSRPGVLFTAIVPEGARDGVEKVFFRETTTFGIRSYKASRKVLDRNLIEVETCYGPVKVKVGRLNGERRNVSPEYEDCRRIAELKAVPLKSVYEAAMEATRDL, from the coding sequence GTGAGGGTAGCGTATTTTGACTGCTTTTCTGGGGCAAGCGGCGACATGATATTGGGTTCGCTGGTGGATGCCGGTCTCGAGGGCGCCGTACTTGCCCAGGAATTTAGGAAACTCTCCCTAAAACTTCCGCACAAGATATCATTTGAAAAGATATCTAGGGCCGGTATAGCCGGCACCAAGTTTGACGTCCTGCCTGAACAGGGTGGCGAAAAGGAGAGGAGGCATCTGCGTTTCGATGAGCTTTGCAAACCTGTCAGGCAGATGGAGCTTCCGGAGCATCTGCTGGAGAGCAGTATTAAAATTTTAACACGGCTGGGAGAAGCCGAGGCGAAGGTGCACAACACTACGCTTGAAGACATACACTTCCACGAGATAGGGGCGCTTGACACCGTTTTAGACGTGGTGGGCGCAGTAACGGCCCTTGACAGGCTTGGTGTGGAGGAGGTCCTCTACTCGCCGCTGCCCACCGGTTCAGGGTTTGTGGAGTGTGAACACGGCAGGCTGCCGCTGCCGGCGCCTGTTACCGTTGAACTCCTGAGGGGGCAAAAGGTGTTTTCAGGTCCCGCGGAGAGGGACCATGAACTGACCACGCCCACAGGCGCTGCGATATTGACTACTCTGGGGAGGTGTGTGGACTATTGTCCCGATATGACGCTGGAGGCGATCGGCTACGGGGCCGGCTCAAGAGAGGTCTCCGGGTCACCTAATCTCTTACGGGTGCTCCTTGGCGAGAGGTCTCACGTTGCCCGTGGAGACGAGGTATGGGTCATTGAGACAAACGTTGACGACATGACGGGTGAGATATGCGGTTACGTGACGGACAAACTGCTCCAGGCGGGCGCGGTGGACGTATACACCACACCCATCCAGATGAAGAAAAGCAGGCCGGGTGTACTGTTTACGGCAATCGTCCCTGAAGGGGCGAGGGATGGCGTGGAGAAGGTCTTTTTCCGGGAGACTACGACGTTTGGCATAAGGAGTTATAAGGCATCCAGGAAGGTGTTGGACCGCAACCTTATCGAGGTCGAGACGTGCTACGGTCCCGTTAAGGTAAAGGTCGGGAGGCTGAACGGCGAGAGAAGAAACGTCTCACCTGAGTATGAGGATTGCAGGCGTATTGCGGAGTTAAAGGCAGTACCCTTGAAGTCGGTCTACGAGGCTGCGATGGAGGCGACCAGAGACTTATGA
- the hutU gene encoding urocanate hydratase has product MHYELAPKRPVRAYTGAKLHAKNWDSEAALRMMMNCLDPDVAILPKELIAYGGAGRVARNWKEFHRITRALETLDNDQTLCVQSGRPVYVAKTYPHAPRVVIATANLVPAWATEENFDRYDRMGLTMYGQMTAGSWIYIGTQGILQGTYNTFAALAQKEFNTASLKGRFVLTAGMGGMSGAQPPSVTMNEGVILDVEVREARVQRRVDQGYCDRITRSLDEALGWVMEAKSGGKPLSVGLVGNAAEIHPELVRRGVIPDVVTDQTPAHDIYSYVPIGDVAEMDGLRETDKVEYKKRALEAIALHAGAILDMQKAGAICFDYGNNLRARAESAGVGIRNADGRFKYPGFVPAYIRPLFCEGKGPFRWVALSGDPEDISRLDDAVLKQFPGDTALTRWITLAREKVPHEGLPARICWLGYGERAAFGRVINDMVGKGELKAPVVIGRDHLDCGSVASPYRETEDMRDGSDAIADWPLLNFALNAICGASWVSFHHGGGVGIGNSLHAGMVIVADGTKERDERLERVLTADPGIGIARHADAGYEIAVNTAREKDVKTPE; this is encoded by the coding sequence ATGCATTATGAATTGGCCCCGAAAAGACCCGTAAGGGCCTACACGGGCGCTAAACTCCATGCAAAGAACTGGGACTCCGAGGCCGCGCTCAGGATGATGATGAACTGCCTCGACCCGGACGTCGCAATACTCCCAAAAGAGCTCATCGCCTACGGGGGCGCGGGCAGGGTCGCGAGAAACTGGAAGGAATTTCACAGGATAACAAGGGCCCTGGAAACGCTCGATAACGACCAGACACTCTGCGTACAATCAGGCAGGCCCGTCTACGTGGCAAAGACCTATCCCCACGCCCCCAGGGTAGTTATCGCCACCGCCAACCTTGTGCCCGCATGGGCTACGGAAGAAAATTTTGACAGATACGACCGGATGGGCTTGACAATGTACGGACAGATGACCGCCGGGAGCTGGATATACATCGGCACACAGGGCATCCTCCAGGGCACCTACAACACCTTCGCCGCCCTGGCACAAAAGGAATTCAATACCGCCTCTCTTAAGGGCAGGTTCGTCCTCACCGCCGGTATGGGCGGGATGAGCGGTGCCCAGCCGCCCTCCGTCACCATGAACGAGGGCGTAATACTGGACGTAGAGGTAAGGGAGGCACGCGTGCAGAGGCGCGTCGACCAGGGATACTGCGACAGGATTACCCGCAGCCTCGATGAGGCGCTAGGCTGGGTCATGGAGGCAAAATCCGGCGGGAAACCACTATCGGTTGGACTGGTCGGCAATGCCGCAGAGATACACCCCGAACTGGTAAGGCGGGGCGTTATCCCCGACGTAGTCACGGACCAGACCCCGGCCCACGATATCTACAGCTACGTCCCAATCGGTGACGTGGCAGAGATGGACGGGCTCAGGGAAACGGATAAGGTTGAGTACAAGAAACGTGCGCTTGAGGCCATTGCCCTCCACGCCGGGGCAATATTGGATATGCAAAAGGCCGGGGCCATATGCTTCGACTACGGGAACAACCTGAGGGCGCGGGCTGAATCGGCAGGGGTCGGCATAAGAAATGCGGACGGCAGATTTAAATACCCCGGTTTCGTACCCGCCTACATACGGCCGCTGTTTTGTGAGGGCAAGGGACCGTTCAGGTGGGTCGCGTTATCGGGCGACCCGGAAGACATCAGCCGGCTCGATGACGCCGTACTCAAACAATTCCCCGGCGACACCGCGCTGACCCGGTGGATTACCCTCGCGCGGGAAAAAGTCCCGCATGAAGGCCTCCCCGCGCGTATATGCTGGCTCGGCTACGGCGAGAGGGCGGCCTTCGGGCGCGTAATCAACGATATGGTAGGGAAGGGGGAGCTGAAGGCCCCTGTGGTGATTGGCCGCGACCATCTGGACTGCGGCTCGGTGGCATCGCCCTACAGGGAGACGGAAGACATGCGGGACGGCAGCGACGCCATCGCCGACTGGCCCCTCCTGAATTTCGCCCTGAACGCTATCTGCGGCGCAAGCTGGGTCAGTTTCCACCACGGCGGCGGTGTGGGCATAGGCAACTCACTCCACGCCGGTATGGTCATCGTGGCGGACGGCACTAAAGAGCGCGACGAGAGGCTTGAGAGGGTGCTCACCGCCGACCCCGGCATCGGCATAGCCCGCCACGCCGACGCCGGCTACGAAATCGCCGTCAATACGGCCAGAGAAAAGGATGTCAAGACACCGGAGTAA
- a CDS encoding glycosyltransferase family 39 protein — translation MNYLQGTRGHIIVLIVFCSLLYFPRLGTPDLSGSSSELRYAEIAKEMLRDGHWIVPYFAQEEYHGKPPLYFWSVALLSAATGTITETSARLPAALSSMGIVLVTYFLGSKLFGSRAGLLAALMLACSPKIFSYARAVRMDAMYTFFFTSFLASFYYGYTYKLRQYLLLAGVAIALMVLTKGPLSLYFPSAVAFLYLVYCRDFLFLLSKDFFLCVGTFLLIVLAWAIPTYMEGGAGYFGWFHSENIALYTVEKETEWDVPLEYLGDVFMGAAPWSLFLPLILYNYYSHGRGQKETTFLLIWMAVMYVSFSLTFQRRSPYLLPLYPALSILVAAYIDKYLDDVTARQHYVSYGVLYLLAVAAGVVAGSIAGNHDIGTNLIIIAAVAFVSFGAAVLLLSRRSKSLYPFFTASLILLSVCGFTRALYFAPRAGGKISTRHLHEEIRGMMKEGAQLAMYDGLPVRYTLYFYGSMYPKKISSEDELIRFLDSTEAGYCIVAADYYQALKSRHPSLQGSEFKGVKKRYVLVSKQ, via the coding sequence ATGAACTATCTCCAGGGCACCCGCGGACATATTATAGTACTAATCGTCTTCTGCTCCCTCCTGTACTTTCCCCGTCTGGGCACGCCTGATCTAAGCGGCAGCAGTTCGGAGCTGCGTTATGCAGAGATAGCGAAAGAGATGCTAAGGGACGGCCACTGGATAGTACCGTATTTTGCTCAAGAGGAGTATCACGGCAAACCGCCCCTCTATTTCTGGTCCGTGGCTTTATTGAGCGCGGCTACGGGGACAATAACGGAGACGTCCGCGCGCCTGCCTGCCGCGCTTAGTTCGATGGGAATAGTGCTGGTCACCTATTTCCTGGGCAGCAAGCTATTTGGCTCGAGGGCCGGTCTGCTGGCCGCACTTATGCTGGCGTGCTCTCCAAAGATTTTCTCCTATGCCAGAGCCGTGCGAATGGACGCCATGTATACCTTTTTCTTCACTTCGTTCCTGGCGTCGTTTTACTACGGGTATACGTACAAACTGCGGCAGTACTTGCTGCTGGCCGGTGTCGCGATTGCCCTGATGGTGTTAACAAAGGGGCCGCTCTCACTCTATTTCCCCAGTGCGGTTGCCTTTCTCTACCTTGTGTACTGTCGCGACTTTCTGTTCTTATTGAGCAAAGACTTCTTCCTGTGTGTCGGCACGTTCCTGCTAATCGTGCTTGCCTGGGCCATACCTACCTATATGGAAGGGGGTGCCGGATATTTTGGCTGGTTCCATAGCGAAAACATCGCCCTGTACACGGTGGAAAAGGAGACCGAATGGGACGTCCCTTTAGAGTATCTGGGTGACGTCTTTATGGGGGCTGCGCCATGGTCCCTCTTCCTGCCATTGATCCTCTACAATTACTATTCACACGGGAGAGGACAGAAAGAGACGACGTTTCTCCTGATATGGATGGCTGTTATGTATGTGAGTTTCAGTCTGACCTTCCAGAGAAGAAGCCCGTACCTTCTGCCCCTTTACCCGGCGCTTTCTATTTTAGTAGCGGCCTACATAGATAAATACCTTGACGACGTTACCGCGAGACAGCATTACGTCTCTTACGGCGTTTTGTACCTGCTGGCCGTCGCCGCCGGGGTTGTTGCCGGCAGCATAGCCGGGAATCATGACATTGGCACCAATTTAATCATAATCGCCGCCGTTGCCTTTGTCTCGTTCGGTGCGGCGGTTTTACTCTTAAGCAGGCGCAGCAAATCTCTTTACCCATTTTTCACCGCGAGCCTTATATTGCTCAGTGTCTGCGGCTTCACACGGGCACTGTACTTCGCGCCCAGGGCGGGGGGAAAAATCTCTACCCGGCATCTGCATGAGGAAATACGCGGTATGATGAAGGAAGGCGCTCAACTGGCTATGTACGATGGTCTACCCGTACGTTACACCCTCTACTTCTACGGCAGCATGTACCCGAAGAAAATTTCTTCAGAAGACGAACTCATAAGATTTCTTGATTCCACCGAGGCGGGCTATTGCATCGTTGCCGCGGACTACTACCAGGCCTTGAAGAGCCGCCATCCCTCCCTGCAGGGAAGTGAGTTCAAGGGTGTGAAAAAGAGATACGTCCTGGTCTCCAAACAGTAG
- the metG gene encoding methionine--tRNA ligase subunit beta, which produces MSNDLFLLDYRERLLIEFSCMDAGLITIEEFGRIDLRVAEITSAEDHPDADKLLVLKIDAGDGIEGRQLVAGLKDHYGTSELIGKKIIIVNNLAPAILRGVESQGMLLAAQDGRSVVILEPEKDVSPGSRIR; this is translated from the coding sequence ATGTCAAATGATTTGTTTTTGCTTGATTACCGGGAAAGACTTCTGATAGAATTTTCATGTATGGACGCCGGTTTAATAACCATAGAGGAATTTGGGCGGATAGACCTGCGGGTGGCCGAGATAACCTCCGCTGAAGACCACCCTGACGCCGACAAACTCCTTGTACTGAAAATAGACGCCGGTGACGGTATAGAGGGCAGACAACTGGTCGCGGGCCTGAAGGACCATTACGGCACTTCAGAACTGATAGGAAAGAAGATAATTATCGTGAATAACCTGGCACCGGCGATACTCAGGGGCGTGGAGAGCCAGGGCATGTTGCTTGCGGCCCAGGACGGCCGGAGTGTGGTTATCCTGGAACCGGAAAAGGATGTAAGCCCGGGCTCCAGGATCAGGTAA